In a genomic window of Vairimorpha necatrix chromosome 12, complete sequence:
- a CDS encoding reverse transcriptase: MSNKRLIDNSSSLSKPAKYCLETNSTTSGDNGEISEKDSLGLVMEGLKNLALTDKLSEFNGYENEDPKAFLDQFLAFETKWAANYLHHKITSMLKGKASLWFKAHEKKLETYKKFIEGFKKRFVKEVKVTENAEFFWRCIQEGPKTSDVISYYYSLRIYGEENELLYTRAKERIVELVEDEHFRFHLNTCENWDELEAYLEENEKPMNKKLRYFGRKQSITTFPRKEFAKRDQPVNKVVAESTGRSISDGMRKVLSISAKVKNQEDNRPRIELVYGDNIVNALLDTGATVTVIKKAVAVQLDAPIQKEAGEIKGLKGGRQIVGRCYLNIKKKGEKQPKGFNFLVVEDMEESMLLGIEEIRRLNLFSYLAQKKQKDKITNKNIVMEAKFENEVIESCTDIQELLEDIDCDEDNTKQEFKDLISEFGGV, from the exons GTAATAAACGTTTAATTGATAATTCATCTTCTTTAAGTAAGCCCGCCAAGTATTGTCTAGAGACTAACTCGACAACAAGTGGCGACAACGGAGAGATTTCAGAAAAAGATTCCCTTGGCCTGGTAATGGAAGGATTGAAGAATTTAGCACTAACTGACAAACTGAGTGAATTCAATGGTTATGAGAATGAGGATCCCAAGGCCTTTCTAGATCAATTTCTGGCATTTGAGACAAAATGGGCTGCAAATTATCTGCACCATAAGATTACGAGTATGCTGAAAGGAAAAGCAAGCCTGTGGTTTAAAGCCCACGAAAAGAAATTGGAAacctataaaaaatttattgaaggCTTTAAAAAGAGATTCGTCAAGGAAGTAAAAGTTACAGAGAACGCAGAGTTCTTTTGGAGATGTATCCAGGAAGGACCCAAGACCTCAGATGTAATCTCTTATTACTATAGTTTACGAATTTACGGAGAAGAAAATGAACTTTTATATACAAGAGCTAAGGAAAGAATCGTGGAGTTAGTAGAGGATGAACATTTTAGATTTCATCTCAACACGTGTGAAAATTGGGACGAACTTGAAGCCTACCTGGAAGAAAACGAAAAGCCgatgaataaaaaattacgtTATTTCGGAAGAAAGCAAAGCATTACTACATTTCCAAGAAAAGAATTTGCAAAGAGAGATCAACCCGTTAACAAAGTAGTCGCAGAGTCGACAGGGCGATCAATATCCGACGGAATGAGGAAAGTCCTTAGTATCTCAGCTAAGGTGAAGAATCAGGAAGATAATAGACCAAGAATTGAGTTGGTCTATGGCGATAATATTGTGAATGCACTTTTAGACACAGGAGCTACAGTGACggtaattaaaaaagcaGTAGCGGTACAACTCGACGCTCCCATTCAGAAAGAAGCCGGAGAAATTAAGGGCTTAAAGGGAGGGCGTCAGATTGTAGGTAGATGTTAcctaaacataaaaaagaaaggtGAAAAACAGCCGAAAggttttaatttcttaGTAGTCGAAGATATGGAGGAATCGATGTTGTTAGGCATTGAGGAGATTCGAAGACTAAATCTATTTTCATATCTTGCTCAGAAGAAgcaaaaagataaaatcacaaacaaaaatattgtaatgGAAGCTAAGTTTGAAAACGAAGTAATAGAATCCTGTACTGATATTCAAGAATTATTAGAAGACATTGATTGCGACGAAGACAATACCAAACAAGAATTTAAAGACTTGATATCTGAATTTGGAGGC GTTTGA